From the genome of Penaeus chinensis breed Huanghai No. 1 chromosome 37, ASM1920278v2, whole genome shotgun sequence, one region includes:
- the LOC125045255 gene encoding telomerase RNA component interacting RNase-like isoform X2: protein MADASGQVDASSDSREDSNSEDSTKQQPGNIFRNDGSFMEMFKKLQEDQKKREDEPRAAPKESPSAADDRALPHASARELPKKTSLSFVGKRRGGRILATGMVKKQRKEAESEKPDGGKTDAWSQYMNEVRKYKEQSCEEEGKRRPLVK, encoded by the exons ATGGCGGACGCGAGCGGCCAGGTGGACGCCAGCTCCGACAGCAGAGAGGACTCCAACAGCGAGGACTCGACCAAGCAGCAGCCGGGGAACATCTTCAGAAACGATGGCTCGTTCATGGAGATGTTCAAGAAGCTGCAGGAGGaccagaagaagagggaggacgagCCGAGAGCCGCGCCGAAGGAGAGCCCGAGCGCGGCCGATGACAGGGCCTTGCCTCACGCCTCGGCCAGGGAGCTGCCCAAGAAGACGTCACTCAGTTTT GTGGGCAAGCGACGGGGCGGGAGAATCCTGGCCACTGGGATGGTCAAGAAGCAGCGGAAGGAGGCAGAAAGTGAAAAG CCTGATGGTGGTAAGACTGACGCTTGGTCTCAGTATATGAATGAAGTTCGGAAATACAAGGAACAGTCgtgtgaagaagaaggaaaaagacgacCATTAGTGAAATGA
- the LOC125045255 gene encoding telomerase RNA component interacting RNase-like isoform X1, with protein MADASGQVDASSDSREDSNSEDSTKQQPGNIFRNDGSFMEMFKKLQEDQKKREDEPRAAPKESPSAADDRALPHASARELPKKTSLSFVGKRRGGRILATGMVKKQRKEAESEKQPDGGKTDAWSQYMNEVRKYKEQSCEEEGKRRPLVK; from the exons ATGGCGGACGCGAGCGGCCAGGTGGACGCCAGCTCCGACAGCAGAGAGGACTCCAACAGCGAGGACTCGACCAAGCAGCAGCCGGGGAACATCTTCAGAAACGATGGCTCGTTCATGGAGATGTTCAAGAAGCTGCAGGAGGaccagaagaagagggaggacgagCCGAGAGCCGCGCCGAAGGAGAGCCCGAGCGCGGCCGATGACAGGGCCTTGCCTCACGCCTCGGCCAGGGAGCTGCCCAAGAAGACGTCACTCAGTTTT GTGGGCAAGCGACGGGGCGGGAGAATCCTGGCCACTGGGATGGTCAAGAAGCAGCGGAAGGAGGCAGAAAGTGAAAAG cagCCTGATGGTGGTAAGACTGACGCTTGGTCTCAGTATATGAATGAAGTTCGGAAATACAAGGAACAGTCgtgtgaagaagaaggaaaaagacgacCATTAGTGAAATGA